One part of the Mariniblastus fucicola genome encodes these proteins:
- the crcB gene encoding fluoride efflux transporter CrcB, whose protein sequence is MKTVLFDCFLIGAGGFVGAICRYGIAAASKHFWDTSFPVGTLIANVVGCFLIGMLIGSGHGEQNRNLKLLFGVGFLGALTTFSTFGAETVGHSNDQNHGLAIGNILLNVGIGLAAVIAGMWLGKRFKLGG, encoded by the coding sequence ATGAAGACTGTTCTTTTTGATTGCTTTTTGATTGGCGCCGGCGGGTTTGTCGGTGCAATCTGTCGCTACGGAATCGCCGCTGCCAGCAAGCATTTCTGGGACACCTCGTTTCCTGTCGGAACGTTGATCGCGAATGTCGTTGGCTGTTTTTTGATCGGAATGTTGATCGGAAGCGGCCATGGCGAGCAAAACCGGAACCTGAAGCTGCTGTTCGGAGTCGGTTTTTTGGGGGCGTTGACGACGTTCTCAACTTTCGGGGCTGAAACGGTCGGCCATTCAAACGATCAAAACCACGGTCTTGCGATCGGAAACATCTTGCTCAACGTCGGCATCGGTTTGGCGGCCGTCATCGCCGGAATGTGGCTTGGAAAACGGTTCAAACTGGGCGGCTAA
- a CDS encoding glucose 1-dehydrogenase — protein sequence MSYIENLFSLSGKNAVVIGGTGELCGAMAEGLAAAGANVVLVGRSAEKAEARMKRISDAGGTASFEPCQVDSKDDIESLLKRVVEAHGSVDILVNGAGMNSATPFLEIEESEWDRIFEVNMKGVFLACQTFAKQMLTQENGGSIINVGSMSGVIPLSRVFTYSATKAAVHNLTKNLAREWATKKIRVNTLVPGFFPAEQNKKVLTPERVEQIMGHTPMNRFGEANELVGATLLLASDAGSFVTGVEMVVDGGYAAMTI from the coding sequence ATGAGCTACATCGAAAATTTGTTTTCTCTGTCAGGAAAAAATGCGGTCGTCATCGGCGGGACAGGTGAGCTATGCGGAGCCATGGCTGAAGGACTTGCTGCTGCCGGCGCTAACGTTGTGCTGGTCGGACGATCCGCGGAGAAAGCCGAAGCTCGTATGAAACGGATTTCAGACGCGGGCGGGACTGCCAGTTTCGAGCCCTGTCAGGTTGATTCCAAAGACGACATCGAATCGCTTTTAAAACGAGTCGTCGAAGCTCACGGCAGCGTCGACATTCTGGTCAATGGAGCCGGTATGAACAGCGCAACTCCATTTCTTGAAATCGAAGAATCGGAATGGGATCGAATTTTTGAGGTCAACATGAAAGGCGTCTTTTTGGCGTGCCAGACTTTCGCCAAACAAATGCTGACTCAGGAAAACGGTGGCTCAATCATCAACGTCGGTTCGATGTCTGGCGTGATTCCGCTCTCACGCGTCTTCACGTATTCGGCGACCAAAGCAGCCGTACACAATCTAACCAAAAACCTTGCTCGTGAATGGGCGACGAAAAAGATTCGCGTCAACACGCTGGTTCCAGGCTTCTTCCCGGCAGAGCAGAACAAAAAAGTACTCACGCCGGAACGCGTTGAGCAAATCATGGGACATACGCCAATGAACCGTTTTGGTGAGGCCAATGAACTGGTCGGAGCCACGTTGTTGCTGGCGAGCGATGCGGGGTCGTTCGTTACCGGTGTTGAGATGGTGGTCGACGGTGGTTACGCGGCAATGACGATTTAG